One Sebastes umbrosus isolate fSebUmb1 chromosome 6, fSebUmb1.pri, whole genome shotgun sequence DNA window includes the following coding sequences:
- the pou6f1 gene encoding POU domain, class 6, transcription factor 1 isoform X2, whose amino-acid sequence MSSHETIRVLEVEVDASLPSSVPDGRCEVKAEEGAARPAEQPETGSTQDGSAVPHSAGGVALGGEQQVVSVEVPAPAVQTLTPAVPVSLSLSQPQAAMPITVQGCPQVLTQESLAALMTGMMAQTGSLGQPLLIPLSMAGSIGGQGGLAVLTLPTTNVATLPGLTAANTAGNLLKLPFTGLQAATVLNSVQPQLQTNAQTMFQPQAASIQVTSQPTQVTNVQVTAAQVAAAQATSAATTVSQSNISLAALQTAGLSINPAIINAASLGAQPQFLSSLTSTPIITSAMSNMAGITSQIITNAQGQVIGTLPLLLNPASLAGGAATPTLQGLQGLQGLQGLQCLQSLQSLQGLQGLQGLQGLQGLQGLQVQTVTPQLLLNSQGQIIATVGNGSAVATSAAVLPKAAAAAPTFTKPITQASVTTVSQSPIVIAPQPSVLKTATTFSSTVPITCGDIAKVGQLVNKPQQVVSSEEGINLEEIREFAKNFKIRRLSLGLTQTQVGQALTATEGPAYSQSAICRFEKLDITPKSAQKLKPVLEKWLAEAEHWNQKGQQNLMEFVGGEPSKKRKRRTSFTPQAIEVLNSYFEKNALPTGQEITEIARELNYDREVVRVWFCNRRQTLKNTSKINVFQCQ is encoded by the exons ATGTCTAGCCATGAGACTATCCGTGTGCTAGAGGTAGAGGTCGATGCATCTCTGCCATCATCAGTGCCTGATGGGAGGTGTGAAGTGAAAGCGGAGGAGGGAGCCGCTCGGCCTGCAGAGCAACCAGAGACTGGCAGCACACAGGACGGCTCGGCTGTGCCCCATAGCGCCGGGGGAGTAG CGCTGGGGGGGGAGCAGCAGGTGGTGTCTGTAGAGGTCCCTGCCCCTGCTGTCCAAACGCTGACTCCTGCTGTTCCCGTCAGTTTGTCCCTGTCGCAGCCCCAGGCCGCCATGCCCATCACTGTACAAGGCTGTCCACAG GTGCTGACCCAGGAGAGTCTGGCCGCTCTGATGACTGGTATGATGGCCCAGACAGGATCCCTGGGGCAGCCCCTGCTCATCCCCCTCAGTATGGCAGGCTCCATCGGTGGCCAGGGTGGTCTGGCTGTTCTCACCTTGCCTACCACCAATGTAGCGACTCTCCCTGGACTCACAGCAGCTAACACGGCCGGAAACCTCCTCAAACTGCCCTTTACTGGCCTCCAAG CGGCGACAGTCCTGAACTCCGTCCAGCCCCAGCTACAGACGAACGCTCAGACGATGTTCCAGCCTCAAGCAGCTTCCATACAGGTGACGTCTCAGCCCACACAGGTGACCAACGTGCAGGTCACCGCCGCTCAGGTGGCGGCAGCCCAGGCGACCTCGGCCGCCACTACTGTCTCTCAGTCCAACATATCTTTAGCAGCACTCCAGACTGCAGGACTCTCCATCAATCCTGCCATT ATCAATGCTGCTTCATTGGGAGCTCAGCCACAGTTCCTCAGTTCCCTCACCTCCACTCCCATCATCACCAGTGCCATGTCCAACATGGCTGGCATCACCAGCCAGATCATCACAAATGCCCAGGGACAG GTCATAGGAACACTCCCGCTGTTGTTGAACCCAGCCTCTCTGGCTGGAGGGGCTGCGACACCCACCCTCCAGGGTCTCCAGGGTCTCCAGGGCCTCCAGGGCCTCCAGTGTCTCCAGAGTCTCCAGAGTCTCCAGGGTCTCCAGGGTCTCCAGGGTCTCCAGGGTCTGCAGGGTCTCCAGGGCCTCCAAGTCCAGACTGTCACCCCACAACTGCTTCTCAACTCCCAGGGCCAGATCATCGCCACAGTAGGGAATGGATCCGCAGTCGCAACTTCTGCTGCAGTTCTGccaaaagctgctgctgctgctccaacaTTCACCAAACCTATCACACAG GCTTCGGTAACAactgtcagtcagtcacccatTGTTATCGCCCCGCAGCCGTCTGTGCTGAAGACTGCCACCACCTTCTCCTCCACAGTACCCATCACCTGTGGAGACATAGCGAAAGTGGGCCAACTTGTCAACA AACCCCAGCAGGTAGTCAGCAGCGAGGAAGGCATTAATCTGGAAGAGATTCGAGAGTTTGCCAAGAATTTCAAGATCCGTCGGCTGTCCTTGGGGCTTACTCAGACACAAGTAGGGCAGGCTCTAACTGCAACCGAGGGTCCGGCCTACAGCCAGTCTGCCATTTGCAG GTTTGAAAAGCTGGACATTACGCCCAAGAGTGCTCAGAAGCTGAAGCCGGTGTTGGAGAAGTGGCTGGCCGAGGCCGAGCACTGGAACCAGAAAGGCCAGCAGAATCTGATGGAGTTTGTTGGCGGTGAACCATCCAAAAAACGCAAGCGGCGCACTAGTTTCACACCGCAGGCGATAGAAGTTCTCAACTCCTACTTCGAGAAGAATGCGTTGCCAACAGGCCAAGAGATTACAGAGATTGCGAGAGAGCTAAACTATGACCGAGAGGTTGTGCGAGTCTGGTTCTGCAACCGGCGACAGACGCTAAAAAACACGAGCAAAATCAATGTCTTCCAGTGTCAGTAG
- the pou6f1 gene encoding POU domain, class 6, transcription factor 1 isoform X1, translated as MNSQDPPAKDAPLTVNEQVIVMSSHETIRVLEVEVDASLPSSVPDGRCEVKAEEGAARPAEQPETGSTQDGSAVPHSAGGVALGGEQQVVSVEVPAPAVQTLTPAVPVSLSLSQPQAAMPITVQGCPQVLTQESLAALMTGMMAQTGSLGQPLLIPLSMAGSIGGQGGLAVLTLPTTNVATLPGLTAANTAGNLLKLPFTGLQAATVLNSVQPQLQTNAQTMFQPQAASIQVTSQPTQVTNVQVTAAQVAAAQATSAATTVSQSNISLAALQTAGLSINPAIINAASLGAQPQFLSSLTSTPIITSAMSNMAGITSQIITNAQGQVIGTLPLLLNPASLAGGAATPTLQGLQGLQGLQGLQCLQSLQSLQGLQGLQGLQGLQGLQGLQVQTVTPQLLLNSQGQIIATVGNGSAVATSAAVLPKAAAAAPTFTKPITQASVTTVSQSPIVIAPQPSVLKTATTFSSTVPITCGDIAKVGQLVNKPQQVVSSEEGINLEEIREFAKNFKIRRLSLGLTQTQVGQALTATEGPAYSQSAICRFEKLDITPKSAQKLKPVLEKWLAEAEHWNQKGQQNLMEFVGGEPSKKRKRRTSFTPQAIEVLNSYFEKNALPTGQEITEIARELNYDREVVRVWFCNRRQTLKNTSKINVFQCQ; from the exons GTCATTGTGATGTCTAGCCATGAGACTATCCGTGTGCTAGAGGTAGAGGTCGATGCATCTCTGCCATCATCAGTGCCTGATGGGAGGTGTGAAGTGAAAGCGGAGGAGGGAGCCGCTCGGCCTGCAGAGCAACCAGAGACTGGCAGCACACAGGACGGCTCGGCTGTGCCCCATAGCGCCGGGGGAGTAG CGCTGGGGGGGGAGCAGCAGGTGGTGTCTGTAGAGGTCCCTGCCCCTGCTGTCCAAACGCTGACTCCTGCTGTTCCCGTCAGTTTGTCCCTGTCGCAGCCCCAGGCCGCCATGCCCATCACTGTACAAGGCTGTCCACAG GTGCTGACCCAGGAGAGTCTGGCCGCTCTGATGACTGGTATGATGGCCCAGACAGGATCCCTGGGGCAGCCCCTGCTCATCCCCCTCAGTATGGCAGGCTCCATCGGTGGCCAGGGTGGTCTGGCTGTTCTCACCTTGCCTACCACCAATGTAGCGACTCTCCCTGGACTCACAGCAGCTAACACGGCCGGAAACCTCCTCAAACTGCCCTTTACTGGCCTCCAAG CGGCGACAGTCCTGAACTCCGTCCAGCCCCAGCTACAGACGAACGCTCAGACGATGTTCCAGCCTCAAGCAGCTTCCATACAGGTGACGTCTCAGCCCACACAGGTGACCAACGTGCAGGTCACCGCCGCTCAGGTGGCGGCAGCCCAGGCGACCTCGGCCGCCACTACTGTCTCTCAGTCCAACATATCTTTAGCAGCACTCCAGACTGCAGGACTCTCCATCAATCCTGCCATT ATCAATGCTGCTTCATTGGGAGCTCAGCCACAGTTCCTCAGTTCCCTCACCTCCACTCCCATCATCACCAGTGCCATGTCCAACATGGCTGGCATCACCAGCCAGATCATCACAAATGCCCAGGGACAG GTCATAGGAACACTCCCGCTGTTGTTGAACCCAGCCTCTCTGGCTGGAGGGGCTGCGACACCCACCCTCCAGGGTCTCCAGGGTCTCCAGGGCCTCCAGGGCCTCCAGTGTCTCCAGAGTCTCCAGAGTCTCCAGGGTCTCCAGGGTCTCCAGGGTCTCCAGGGTCTGCAGGGTCTCCAGGGCCTCCAAGTCCAGACTGTCACCCCACAACTGCTTCTCAACTCCCAGGGCCAGATCATCGCCACAGTAGGGAATGGATCCGCAGTCGCAACTTCTGCTGCAGTTCTGccaaaagctgctgctgctgctccaacaTTCACCAAACCTATCACACAG GCTTCGGTAACAactgtcagtcagtcacccatTGTTATCGCCCCGCAGCCGTCTGTGCTGAAGACTGCCACCACCTTCTCCTCCACAGTACCCATCACCTGTGGAGACATAGCGAAAGTGGGCCAACTTGTCAACA AACCCCAGCAGGTAGTCAGCAGCGAGGAAGGCATTAATCTGGAAGAGATTCGAGAGTTTGCCAAGAATTTCAAGATCCGTCGGCTGTCCTTGGGGCTTACTCAGACACAAGTAGGGCAGGCTCTAACTGCAACCGAGGGTCCGGCCTACAGCCAGTCTGCCATTTGCAG GTTTGAAAAGCTGGACATTACGCCCAAGAGTGCTCAGAAGCTGAAGCCGGTGTTGGAGAAGTGGCTGGCCGAGGCCGAGCACTGGAACCAGAAAGGCCAGCAGAATCTGATGGAGTTTGTTGGCGGTGAACCATCCAAAAAACGCAAGCGGCGCACTAGTTTCACACCGCAGGCGATAGAAGTTCTCAACTCCTACTTCGAGAAGAATGCGTTGCCAACAGGCCAAGAGATTACAGAGATTGCGAGAGAGCTAAACTATGACCGAGAGGTTGTGCGAGTCTGGTTCTGCAACCGGCGACAGACGCTAAAAAACACGAGCAAAATCAATGTCTTCCAGTGTCAGTAG